A genomic segment from Mus caroli chromosome 17, CAROLI_EIJ_v1.1, whole genome shotgun sequence encodes:
- the Six2 gene encoding homeobox protein SIX2 produces MSMLPTFGFTQEQVACVCEVLQQGGNIERLGRFLWSLPACEHLHKNESVLKAKAVVAFHRGNFRELYKILESHQFSPHNHAKLQQLWLKAHYIEAEKLRGRPLGAVGKYRVRRKFPLPRSIWDGEETSYCFKEKSRSVLREWYAHNPYPSPREKRELAEATGLTTTQVSNWFKNRRQRDRAAEAKERENSENSNSSSHNPLASSLNGSGKSVLGSSEDEKTPSGTPDHSSSSPALLLSPPPPPGLPSLHSLGHPPGPSAVPVPVPGGGGADPLQHHHSLQDSILNPMSANLVDLGS; encoded by the exons ATGTCCATGCTGCCCACCTTCGGCTTCACGCAGGAGCAAGTGGCGTGCGTGTGCGAGGTGCTGCAGCAGGGCGGCAACATCGAGCGGCTGGGTCGCTTCCTGTGGTCGCTGCCCGCCTGCGAGCACCTCCACAAGAATGAAAGCGTGCTCAAGGCCAAGGCCGTGGTGGCCTTCCACCGGGGCAACTTCCGCGAGCTCTACAAAATCCTGGAGAGCCACCAGTTCTCGCCGCACAACCACGCCAAGCTGCAGCAGCTGTGGCTCAAGGCGCACTACATCGAGGCGGAGAAGCTGCGCGGCCGGCCGCTGGGCGCCGTGGGCAAGTACCGCGTGCGGCGCAAGTTCCCGCTGCCGCGCTCCATCTGGGACGGCGAGGAGACCAGCTACTGCTTCAAGGAGAAGAGCCGCAGCGTGCTGCGCGAGTGGTACGCTCACAACCCCTATCCGTCGCCACGGGAGAAGCGCGAGCTGGCCGAGGCCACCGGCCTCACCACCACGCAGGTCAGCAACTGGTTCAAGAACCGGCGGCAGCGCGACAGGGCGGCCGAGGCCAAGGAAAG GGAGAACAGCGAGAACTCCAATTCCAGCAGCCACAACCCGCTGGCTTCCTCGCTCAATGGCAGTGGCAAGTCGGTGCTAGGCAGTTCCGAGGACGAGAAGACGCCGTCGGGGACTCCAGACCACTCGTCGTCCAGTCCCGCTCTGTTGCTCAGCCCGCCGCCGCCCCCTGGGCTGCCTTCCCTGCACAGCCTGGGCCACCCTCCGGGCCCGAGCGCAGTACCCGTACCAGTGCCCGGTGGAGGCGGCGCGGACCCACTGCAGCATCACCACAGCCTGCAGGACTCCATACTCAACCCCATGTCTGCCAACCTTGTGGACCTGGGCTCCTAG